AGCTATCTAAGAGCTCGTAAAATATTTCATACTTTTCATAAATCATACCTTCATAATTAGATTAGAAATACTAAATGACATCACAAAAGTTTAACATATACAATCATGCCATATATATCATTTTCAAAGTAATATGcaatttttcataattataaTTCATACGTAAATCATTTACAATAAAGTATTTAGTAATAATGCTATTTAGCCAAAAATATAGAATATTTAcaatcatatgcttgatcctaatttttttaagaaaatgcgGGATCAACATGTCAAATGTAATTCATAATTTCATACTTAAAATTGATcagtaatttaaaattaataaggTTCGTACCAGGATCACTTACCTTTGTTTGCCCAAAGATAAAGATCACTAGGTTCAATTGGACAAATCCGTTATGCCTatgaaaaccatttaagaaaaataaattacttGCTATTCACTTTTTAAAAAtctaaatataaattaaaaagctCTGAGCAACCTGAAATAGACTTCAACAAGCTCAAGTCCCAACTAGATAAATCAGTCTAGGATATACAAATCAAGTAGAAAGAGAAAGGTTGAACTAAGAATGAAATCTCTctgtagatttatttatttatttatttaatttttctctctctctcttttattttctctttttttttgtctctcttttttttcttttcttctttttattttcttctctatCGCTCTCCTGCCTTCATTGCAAAGCAGGGGTGGGGGGCGAGAACCCACCCTACCGAAAGACAGGAGAGGGGAGGAGAAAGCTTCCAACTCGACATCGGCTACGGCCGGAGGAGCAGTCGGAGACAAGGCACTCAAAAACTAAAGACAAAGTGGGGAGTTTTGGGCGGCAATGCTCGACCAAGGTGGTACACCGGCCaccagagaagaagaaaggaggaaggAGGTAGGGAGGTAAGCGGCAGTGGGTCAATCGAGGAGAAGAAGGGTTTAAATAGAGGTTTTGGGAGAGAAGATAAGCTCAACCTAACAGCAATAATGTCAGTCGTTACCCTAACGGCTGATTGTCGTTGGCACCAACCCTACAGAAGTGGCGCTAGCCATCCTCAGCAACCTTATTTCCGACGAATAGGGGATCGGGCAAACGAACACAATTCCTCTATTCCGAtcctaaaattttgaatttttgccGATAGAAGTCGGTGGGCTTGCCAACTTCAATCTGGGATGGGCCAAATTAGGCCGACTCTCACAAAGAATACAagcatttacttttttttattttgggtacatTACATCAATTTGCTTTTGAATATTAATGAAAGCCATGCTCCAACTATGATCTTTTGATATCAAGATGACTGGATTTGAAAGTTCTACTAACAATGATACAAATCtaacaaagaaaataaaagagaattaaaagaaaaataaaagaattttttacatatatacccttattatatttgaaattgtGTGGACCCCGTCATAAATTTATTATTTGTGCATATACCCTTATCAATTAgtctttttgcatgtatacccttgttAATATCTGAAAGTTCACATAGATCCTTGCAAATTTtctatttacatgtatacccttataaattattttcttttgcatATCTACTTTTATTGTGCTAAGGTATAGACACAAAAGGAATAatttataaggatatacatctaaaataaattatgaggataaataaataaaaagaaataatttataaaggTACTTACGtagaaagaaataatttataagGATACACATGCAAGTGCCAAATTTGCAAGGGTGTACATgcaattttagatttttataaaaatatacatgcaaaaagaaTAATTTATAAGAGCGTACAtgcaaaaattcaaaataaaaaaagataaaatgacTCATAACTCCTAAACTaactacaaaagaaagggaaCTTTATATGTAAGATAGAGAATCCTTAATAGATTCAGAAACTACACTCAACTCTTCTAGTTCTCATTTTAAGTAACTTTCACCaagtaattaatatattgaaGTCTAAAGAATTATAACTTATCTCTGGTCTGCAAAATTCAATGTTCAAGGATTACATATGGCAGTTTGCGAATTCCCCTTTACTAGACAATCAAGAATTTAGGTACTTAATGTCAcacacttgatttttttttcagggAAATTGGAAAAGGTGACATTTGAGATGGATTGATGGCAATGCTGGTTGGTCTACCAAATTGTGGGATGAAACAAGAGACCCTTAAGTTTGTATTGGTGTAGTGTCTACTTTATAAGAAGACAAGGAAAATGCATAATCTAggtcttttagttttttctaaCCAATACAAACTATGCCTTTAAGTTTGCTCCTGGTTACAGAAATGGCATGCACATAATCAACTACCAACAAGTGAAGCCAAAGCCTAAGAATAGAAGTGAAAATTGTCTTGATGGATCTTGGTGTTGTACTTTTCCAAACGAATCTAGATTTCAGTCTGGAGCAATTTAAGGGCAATAATCTATTTGTAATAAGCTAATCACTAATGTTCTGCCTAGTTCAAAATTAGGTTGATACATGCTTGATCATATATTAAGTGAACCAGGTCAGATTTGGAATTGAGtacaaaatatattaaaaaaaaatccatcaatCACGTTGCATATGTTGGTCTGCATGTAATGGCAAAGTTTGGTCAGGATTTAAACAAGCATGTTCTAAAGCAGTAGAAATTATATGTGTCCAGCATTTGCTTCTAATTTGGAAAAACTTGCCTCATGCTATGTTTCTTGTTATAGATTCTCTGTATATATTTTGCTTTTTAAAAAGATTGTTTCTCACAACATGTAAAGCCAATAATCCACATAACCAAAATAATATCCTGAAGAGGATTCTTATGCATACAAACTAATTTCTCTACCTCAGAAGAACAAAAATGCTGTGACTTTATTTTTATCAGGAAGCTTGTATTTAAAAAACTACAAATTTATTAATGTAGCTTCAAGTGCAATCCCTTTGAGTCAAGTCAACTAATTATATATCCAGAATGCATTGCATGAAAAATATAAGCGAACCaatattcttgacaaagaaaaaaaggatcaaTTGATGAAAGTTACAGTTAGAACAGACAGTGGCTTCTCTGTAATAATTGAGAATATTATATGCTTCTTTAATCAACAAAATTACGCTTCCAAAAATCTTCCTCCAAAAGTTTCAAGAAGAAGCAATCACTTGTGCAATGTATATATAACAGAGCATCAAGCAAATTAGGAGCTCACCTTTTCAGCAGCATTAGATTCATAACCATCTTTTTTTGGCCTTCATAGAGGACTGTATTGATTGAGTTCTTGCACTTTGGGTATCACTTGAAGCTGTCATGAAACAGAACTATCATTACATGGAAATCCTACCATTAGAACATCGCATTTTCCTTACTACATTTTAGACATGGtatatgaaataaaatttaatatggGATTCCTCATCCATGATGATACTGCATAGAGCTATGAATATACCATCATATAGCAGCAGTAAGCAGTATAAATGAACCAAAAGGGAGAGGAAATGAAACAGCAAAATTTGTAAACTTACCATCATATCTGCATCTAAATAGCTATACAAATGACAATGGTGACAATGCAGAGTTCTCTGAATATTAACTTGACTGCCATATAATCCACCCATCCTAGTTctcaaaatttaaaacaaaaatatatatttctgcTATTTGTGAAACATGCATGCACAAGCACATGTGCGCATATATGCACACCTAACGACAACATATTTACATCGATATGGAAAAAAGATAGACAAGCTAATCATGAAGACTGAAGACAAAAAGAAATCCTGCAAAAATTATAGCCTTGCCATTGGATCAGCCAGACATGGCAGCCCTGACTTGTGACAGAAGGATACCAGAAAAGAAGTAGAAACTGGCAGTGGGTAAAATTGGAGGACCAGAAAAGACATTCAAGGGGGTTTTTGCTTGTAGTATGACGAGCTAGACAAAGTGTACATGACTCTTTTGGAACTAAAGACAACTGAGCTATTAATATAATTTCAAAACAAGTAAACACCTCAAAACGTTAAAAGGACCCTAGAAGTGGATATAATGCTATAATATCATGTACTAATATACATCATTCTTTGTGTTTCCATATTATCCTATTATCAATTCATAGGTTATTTGATGTGTGGGTGAATTTCCTCCGATTGGAGGATGAATCAGCAATCGGCAAGCTTTGCAGAGAGCATTTAGCTATCTAGAATTCTACTCACATGAATTCACTGATATCCCACCAAGCGAAGATCTCCGTGGAACATTCAAATTCCTCTGAACATTGGGAAATGATTGCCTCCTTTTTGACCTGGCATCAGCAGTAATTGGTGACTTCACGTCAATACTGTTGCTTTTAGCAAATTTTGAAGATGTTTCTGAGGGATACTGGATGCTCCTGTAAtttgaaagaagaaaatcaTGAATTCTGATACGaattttttcttagaaaaaaggTGATACGATTTACTAATAGGTTGCCTCCATTCTGCTTAGCAAAACAGGTGGAATCATTTAAAGATATTCAAACATCTCAGCAAATACCTTCTTTCGGAGCCATGAACAAATTTTCCAGTGCCCTGTGGAGATTTCCTCATATGAGATCCTCTTCTGCTAGCATTAATATTGGAGCTCCTTGTCTGAGATTTTGTAACAAAACTAATCTCATCTGAAGTTGTCACTATCTCATCCAATTTTGCTGCTGGATCAGAGGTTTTCTGATGGACATGTATTCGAGATCTGCTCAGCTCATCCAATTTTACTGCAGGATCCGAGGTTTTCTGATGGAGATGCATTTGAGATCTGCTCTCCATCTTTGGCAGCTGACTGCAACAAGAAGAAGTGCAAGTACCAGGAGAGCATTGATGGAAGGCCTCTGTAGCAACAATGCTGCAACACTTCTCATTATCCAAGCTTGCTTTTGCATCTGCAGAGTCTTGAATTTCCAGTTGACGCCAAAGTATGTTCTCTTTAAGTGACTCTTCTTCAGAGAATTTTGAATAAATCTGCCATCCCAAAATTGCAGCAATCAAAAAACTGTAAGCAATAAATCAGTAATTAAATTCTATAAATGGTGATGGCTACTTGTGAAACTGCAGTTTTAAATTCTTGCTTTTTCTCTTCACGCATGGAACTGTCTGAGCTCAACCTCCGGTTATAAATTGGGGCATAGTCTGTAGGAAGTTTAAGTCCTGATTTAGGGGACTTCAGCAACTTTGTTTCATCTGGGTTGTTCACTGTTCCATTCTTCAGAGCAGTAGGATTCTCAATGCTCAACCTTCGTGGACGTGGATGGTTACGCCCTGTGATTTGTTTCAATCTGTCCAAGTTTGGagcattttctttcattttttgtgAAGACATGGCCTTCTCATCTTCCTTGATTGCCAATGCCATCTTGAGACTATCTCTCTGCAAAAGTATAGTTACTATAGTTATTATCCACATCAGGTAGGATCATCATGCATGTACAAAGAACATGACTTTCAAATCTAGCAGAAAACATGCGAAAATAACACAATTTAAATTTTACAAATAATGCGAGTATGCATGCCTGTCATGACAAAATCAATCGTCGGTACTGTGTACAAACTATGGTAAAATCCTACATATTTTCATAACTTTAGCCCATTGAACATTGAGCTGATTGCATTATCTTATATCCCATTACATTTTTCATATTGATATGTCTGCATGTGGTCCCCATGCGAAATATCGCACAAGAGCAGAAGACAAGGAGTGTAGAACAGAACTAAAGAGAGTAAGCAATGGTGCAACCGGGTGTTGCTGGTTTCCTGTGCATTTTCTAAGGATCATGAGATCTTGACAACCCCTACTAGAGCGCACTTTTCTCTCCTCACCTCTACCTTATGTCCGGACCATGTGGAAGCCTTGAGATATCTTGCAGTTACCACCTACCACGACCGGACATCTGAACAGGCCCTAACTTAACTGCCAATTCTTCTTCAAAACACTGCAGGACACTGTCATATTGCTATGTTGCTTATACATGGAAGATTATGTACTTGCAAGCATGAAAAACCACAAGGTGCAGAATTAGCAAGGCACTGTATAGAACCAAAAATTGTATAGCCAACTATACCTGTTCTTTAAGTTCCCTGATCTCACTGCTTTCTTTGTTCAAATGAGCAGCACCAAGTTCCACAGTGGAAGCCCTTTGGGCAAATTTCAGCGTATTGATTGTTTCCCTGTAAGAATCAGCTTCTGGGCTCACATGAGCAAACATTAACATCTTTGCATTTCCACCTACAGACATTTCAACAAAATAAATGAGCAgcacatcccatccattttaaAACCCTGAACAgaagttatttttttaaaaaaaagcaaaaagaaaaagagttgaACTAGAACCTAGTGAGTTTTGTAGCAATTGGGTGAGCTTGCTAGTTCCATATGGAATGTGAGGATTCTTCTGAGCTAAGGCTGTAATGACATCTTCCAAACAGGAAAGAGATTTGTTGATATGCTGTGCCTCATTCAGTCGGTCTCCTGTGGTTTCAGATTTATCCATCCTCTCACTGCCAGCAAGGTCCACCAAATGCAGGCAACTACAAGTAGTGCTGTCTAAAATGTCTTTACCATGCACATGTACTGTCAACACGCTGCACACCAAAATTTTTATGGTCACTACAAGGAGAAATCCAAAAGTTGGTATCTGCCAGGTGAAGTATAAATTTAGCACCTGTGAGAGCGGCTGCTTCTGTGGTTCATTGCTGTTGAGAAAAATGCACGATTCTTCTCGCCCAATTTCATCAGATCAAGAACATCAGCACTAGACTGCACAAGGTGCATGCTAGCATCTGGAAGGCTCAGCCCCCCATTGCTCGAACAACTCCTAATTTCTAATGTACTCTTGTAGTTAAAAATTAACAGCCCAGTAAGAGAACCAAAGATTTGCTAAACAAGAgaagcaaaaataaataaataatacagCACGAAAGGATATTTTGTGTTTGATGCATCTTCTACTAGAAGGTCATGAACTTGCTCATTATAAATTACAACCATCTGAACGCAAATCTCATATGTTACATCCTTCCTGATACTGGATATTTGAAATACATCATTCAGCGCCATGTAATTGATTCCTGTGTCCTTATTTGATCTGTTTAACGGGCCACACTGACAAGCAAAAAGTACGCGCAAGACTAGTAAGTCCAGTTAAATCAGAACTTCCAAGAATCATGTAATATGAGCACTAGGAAAAGGCATCTATAAAAGAACGTACCATGGTATGCGTTTTACCAGATCCTGTTTGACCATAGGCAAGTATGCATACATTATAGCCATCCATGACAGATCTTATTAGATCTTGGGTGTCCCTGTATACTTCATCTGCACAATTAAGgtcagaaatgatattcatgcaTTGTTAGAACCTTCCAAGATAACTATAAAATGGTGAAGAGATTACCCTGTGTAGCAGTTGGGCCAAAAACTTTGTTAAACTGAAATATTTTGCCTGCATTTTGTGGTTTAGCTGGATCAATAACCATTAATGAACCATCACTTCCAATGTAGTCTATGGTACATTTCGCTTCCTCATTGAACATTGGCCTGATCCTGCAAAATACTCGGATATTTCCTAAAAAAATAGAGTGAGAAATCTTCGTTAAATGTCACAAAGTAAAATATGTCAGTCTATGATGCAAACATACCTCTTAATTCTTGAAGAATGTTATAAAGATGCCGGTTTTCTTTGACAGCTTGATGATACCCATGAGCAGCAGCAGATATCCCTTGAATCTGGATTCCTAAaccaaagagaagaaaaactTTTTCAATGTGAGACTATAAAAACTGGAACATCTTGAGATTATACATACTGCAACATCTTCGAATGAATCCAAATTTGCTTCTCATTGATTCTCCAAGGTTTCATCTGTTTCAAGGTTAAAGGGGGTCTAAAGAGTAATAAGACCCCTACAACTCATTTATTCCACTTTTACCACATAAAAAGAAAAGTAGACATTTTATTCCGAGGACAAATCGGACATTTTGAAAAAGTTGACAGAGCTACTTCTTCCAGAGTAAGCTATTCCACCCTATAGCATTTAATGTTACTCTGGATTAGAGGGGGTTAGGATTTAGGAGTAAGTTAACCCATTTGATCTGGGTTAGCTTACACAGCGACCAAACACAACCTATGGTTTAGGCACGGTCTGTGGAGCATAAACTTTAGGAAACTCGGGCAAACCCTGAAAATTGATGTCCCTTAGATACATTGAAATCCAGTATTCATGATTTCATAAGTTTTAAAAACTGGAAGCAGTTCAATGTCAAATTGTTTGTTGCTTACCTAGTTGTACAAAATCATTTTGTAATTGGGTCTGCAAAGTTGTGAATTCAACCCTGATGTTCAATAGCAAAGTCCTGAGCTCCTGCAAAGTCAGTGAAAAACTTCAGTGACATTCGATCTAATATTCAGTCATGCAAGTGAAAGAATGATGATGACAAATGATATTAAGTTCATCGTGCTCAAAGCAAACAATCAAGAAACGGGTATTAGGACCTTGAAGAACAGAAGATCAGAAAGTGgcaacaatattttcttctcATTGTCTGATGAACAAACTTTTTCAGACATGAAAAGATCGACTTAAGTTAGCTGCATAGCATAATTGAGAAAGAAATGAAAGACCTAAAAGGAGGAACAAGTTGTTCAGATGGAGAGTTTTATTCTTTGGCCTTTGACAATTAATAAAAGAAGTCTTCTTTCTATATCCTAATAAAATGTCATTTTTGCTTGAGAACTTGTTTATTCTGGAGCCTCAATGAAGACAGTCCTTATGCATATAAAACTGTAAGAACCATATTTCCCATACATTTTTGGACATATATATAGATGATGTAATGATGAGTTTGAGCTTCAATACACAATAATACTATGTGAAAAAGGACCTCCTAGACTttcaggaaaaaagaagaagctgtAGATAAAATTGTTATCAGATCAAGAATTGCTGACTCCTATCCACTCTATTTGAAGGCACAATTTTATCGTCAAAAAGACCTTCAACAAGTGCTTATATCATATACCGGCGACCACAAATGTATTAACTCATAGATGGCATCTTTCCCACCTGAAAAATTGGTTTTCTCCTTTCATGCCACAAAAACATTGAAAAGTAAGCCTGCACCACATAGTAGGAGACATGGAGAAAACTTTTGTGGAATCACCTAAAGGCACTCCAATTGGTCAAGAACCTAGGGCATTGACGATCATGCTTTGTTTGAGTTGGatttaacttaaaaaaaaaaaaaaaaattgtgtctGGGTTGAGCAAGCATAATAAAGGCATTCTTGGCCAGATGCAGACCACTCCCAGGCCAATCTAGGATGAGCTCAAGACTAAAAGATCATATTATACATTCTTAacttacatatacatatatcaaTTGATACACAACTGTACAGGACTTAAAGACTCTTCTTTATTTTCTATTGTCTCTTTCATGTTGTCAAGAGATATATGAAATGTACATACAAGGAGCACATAACTTATGCCCCTTTTGACCAAATGCAATCCAtttccttcttcccctcttctattcttttcttttctttctttttttcactaGGAGTAGATAGCATGACTAATTTGATTTTCAATGCCAATATCTGGATCTACAAGACCCTCTCTCATGGGTATAATTTTGGAAGATGGAAAATTGCCTTAACAAGCTTCCAAGCTAGAAACTAGCTTACCCCACCTTTGAAATGTATCTGATATCATCATTGTAAAGCTGACGACACTACAATTAGGCCATATCAAGCCAACCTTGTATCAAATTGTTCCAATTGACTCAAGGCTAAAACTAACTACAAGACTTCCATAATAGAAGATTAACCAAAAGGAAATCTACAATACATTTCACATAAGATTAACTAGTGGCATAACTTAATATGTCCATAAGTACACACATTATGTGGAAGACAGAAATTATTTTTGGTTATTTGTCCTTTAGAATACATTTTGGAGAAGCATCATAAATGTTGATAACTTCCACCTAGAACATTCATAAGTTCTCAGGTAGCTTACCCTCAGTTTGTTTTCTTGTGCTTCCAAGAGATCCCAATGATAGCAATCACTTTTCCCCAAGCACAATTTATAATGCTGAAAAAAATCAATAACCTTTACTGAATGAATGAGCAAGTATAGACACAAACTTTTGAGGAGCATAAATTCAATTTTTTGCtacaaaaaaattaatagatcaACTTTTGCAACAATATTTACatgaaagaacaaagaaaagaacatagATTATTTTGCTGCCATAATGAAAAtcagtttctttcttttaatgaagcacATTTTATCTAAATCTCATTTTTGACATCTTAAGCAGCTTATGCTTATCATGTTTTACTGCTGATATGAAACTGAGATGCCATGAGTGGCATTTAATCTATTAAATAATCAATACTTAATAAGCTTAATAGGAATAAAGTATGTGCATGCATACACTCTAGGAGTATTTAAAAGTGTAATTAAAATCTTAAGGCCTACATCATCCATTAGGGACAACAACCCCCAACGTTCAAAACTCCTCCAAAATGTCGTCTCATTATATTGTTTATTATGTCCATGAACATTCAAGATAAGATGtgcatgaagctcaataaataTACATGAAGCTCGTTCAATATCTTTGAACAATGTAATGATAAACTTCAGATTAATCCTTATCCAGAGTTGGCTAGAGTTATACGTTGATGAGTAAATTATATTGTACAATGAGACCAAAAGTGTTACAAAAGATAGAGTTTCACACTTATATTTGTTCAACATAAATAGTGAAAAATATTTCTTGTGTAGCCATTTAGAACTTAGGTGTTACataatcaagaaccatatgCTTTGTTTTTCGACACAAGGAGGATCAGATCCCCAAAACTGATGGTGTGGCAAAGAAGCCTTACATTATAATACTTTTCAAGTTTGTATGCAGACTTTATTCCTATCACCACTGCAGCTATAGTTCTTCAATGAACAAGCTTTTTATTTGCAAGATCAAAGCAATAAGAATACCAAACAGTCGATCATCTCTTAAAGTTTTTCGTACCTTTGGTGGTTTTCCAAACCTGTCATATGCATAGGTTTTGCTATCCTTTTGAAGTATTTTCTTTTGACTAGAGAACCAATAATCAaatccttttttcctttctctaaGCCCTAGAAGATTTCACCATGGTCCTTCTGGCTTGTAAATTTCTTCTTTTAGCGTTGGCTTGTGGCTAGCATTCATCCTCCCTAAGGGAAAATCGTAGTTCCACCATTGCAGTTACATGCTAATAAAAGTTGAACTGATCATAAAGGCCATTTGATGGTTGAGCATTGCCCTGTTGCTGCATAATGCATCTTCTTTCTCCGACCAATCTTAAAAATCAACACTTTTACCAAAGCTGATTTTCGCAATCCATATGATTATTGTGTCATCTGTGTCTAATTTCTGTATCACATTTCAGCTATCATGTATTAACTAGTTGCTTCGTTTAAGCACAGTATATTATATGTAGATTGTGATAAGAGCTAATCTATACTTTAAATATAACCCAAAAAAAACTTGCCCAACTATTAGAAGTCAACATTTTTGGTCTTTCTTCACCATCAATATCACTGGAGGAACACATTGATTGTTAACAAACTTCTCCGTAGAATTTTCATCTATGTTACCTTTGCTTCACATTTCCTAACTTTTCAATACAAGTATGTGCCCCGCTCCTAGCAAGACCGCCACGGCCCTTCAATATTCATTGCACATGCAAATAACATGTTTCTGTGTCTTCAGTATGTCTCTTACCATGACCAACTTAATTTGTAATGTAAGAGTTAGAAGTGATATACTGTATAACAGTTGACCAAATCTCCCAATCAAAGCATTGTAGATCAATTAATGAAAATGTCCTCACATAAGTTTCCACGGTCTTTCAATGGCCAGATTCTAAATGTTGTGCATTTTTTTATCAGTGTGTGCACGTCTGTCTGCATGTAAATCAAGATTTTAGATAAAGCATTATGCCATTACAACGGCCCCATTCCAAACTAGTACTGACTGTTATTATGGTTATAACAGAAAATAATGTCTATAGAAGCTTTTAAAATTACAATGCCTCGGTAGCTTTTAAAATGTCTATAGTAAAATAGTCACTGTTATAATGGCATTATAACAGACAATATTgagcaataatagaaaataatgacATTGtcaataacaaaaaataatagcattttctttccattcactttcattatataaaaaatattattttttggacCATACAATCAAATTTGCAGGAAACCTTAAtgcaaaa
Above is a genomic segment from Phoenix dactylifera cultivar Barhee BC4 unplaced genomic scaffold, palm_55x_up_171113_PBpolish2nd_filt_p 000026F, whole genome shotgun sequence containing:
- the LOC103716940 gene encoding kinesin-like protein KIN-14A, encoding MVEPCRVSFQHGRLATRKAEEAACRRFEAANWLETMAGPLGLPPQPSEQEFISCLRNGLILCNTINKIRLGAVPKVVANPSIGTAWDIQQLSAYQYFENVRNFLVAVEELKLPSFEASDLERDTLDARSVAKIVDCILALKSYHEWRQCNGGDGLLKHAPIVPQSAGRMQSNTVSSSSVSCRHLDMLTTSEKQQPLKNENQKSEDAMDSLVRVLSKHMFNSKENSDQYLLKSWNQGGKDPIKLFIKIMSSSLEEPQLKSILEDLMLEGAMPINDPTTSRDHKHYKLCLGKSDCYHWDLLEAQENKLRELRTLLLNIRVEFTTLQTQLQNDFVQLGIQIQGISAAAHGYHQAVKENRHLYNILQELRGNIRVFCRIRPMFNEEAKCTIDYIGSDGSLMVIDPAKPQNAGKIFQFNKVFGPTATQDEVYRDTQDLIRSVMDGYNVCILAYGQTGSGKTHTMCGPLNRSNKDTGINYMALNDVFQISSIRKDVTYEICVQMVVIYNEQVHDLLQIFGSLTGLLIFNYKSTLEIRSCSSNGGLSLPDASMHLVQSSADVLDLMKLGEKNRAFFSTAMNHRSSRSHSVLTVHVHGKDILDSTTCSCLHLVDLAGSERMDKSETTGDRLNEAQHINKSLSCLEDVITALAQKNPHIPYGTSKLTQLLQNSLGGNAKMLMFAHVSPEADSYRETINTLKFAQRASTVELGAAHLNKESSEIRELKEQRDSLKMALAIKEDEKAMSSQKMKENAPNLDRLKQITGRNHPRPRRLSIENPTALKNGTVNNPDETKLLKSPKSGLKLPTDYAPIYNRRLSSDSSMREEKKQEFKTAVSQIYSKFSEEESLKENILWRQLEIQDSADAKASLDNEKCCSIVATEAFHQCSPGTCTSSCCSQLPKMESRSQMHLHQKTSDPAVKLDELSRSRIHVHQKTSDPAAKLDEIVTTSDEISFVTKSQTRSSNINASRRGSHMRKSPQGTGKFVHGSERRSIQYPSETSSKFAKSNSIDVKSPITADARSKRRQSFPNVQRNLNVPRRSSLGGISVNSSSSDTQSARTQSIQSSMKAKKRWL